In Acidobacteriota bacterium, one genomic interval encodes:
- a CDS encoding HD-GYP domain-containing protein, which produces MRLQTRVFGTSFLLVTIGFLGVLVSSYISSFPLRIFFLAALALGIAGVIAWAVSRDLSRPLRQLSEMTEEMAHAGTRRRDFGGVHELSQSMLDTQQIREIEHLRQALRHLVHSFEQSQTDRESSYVEAIGAVVAAVDARDQETSGHSFRVAQYAVALARSMNIHRPDFLRAIEWGALLHDVGKIAVPDAILRKVGPLTEEEWHIMRQHANWGYEILADVKFLKPALSVVYSHHERWDGAGYPRGLSGEEIPLTARIFAVVDTYDAITSERPYRRAKGHKEAIEELERVAGSQLDPDVVEVFVQIPEVELRRLRSLRGSVDLRLPSDRHPGDLRDDQQKVG; this is translated from the coding sequence GTTCTTGCTGGTGACGATCGGGTTCTTGGGCGTCCTTGTAAGTTCTTACATTTCCTCCTTCCCACTGCGAATCTTTTTCTTGGCGGCGCTCGCCCTGGGCATCGCCGGCGTGATTGCCTGGGCCGTTTCCCGGGATCTTTCCCGGCCGCTCCGCCAGCTTTCGGAAATGACAGAAGAAATGGCCCACGCGGGCACCCGGCGGCGGGACTTCGGCGGCGTCCACGAACTGTCTCAGAGCATGCTCGACACACAGCAGATCCGAGAGATCGAGCACCTGCGCCAGGCTCTGCGCCACCTGGTTCACTCCTTCGAGCAATCCCAGACAGACCGCGAAAGCTCCTACGTAGAAGCGATCGGCGCGGTGGTGGCGGCGGTGGACGCTCGCGACCAGGAGACCAGTGGCCATTCCTTCCGGGTCGCCCAGTACGCCGTCGCCCTGGCGCGTTCCATGAACATCCACCGGCCGGACTTCCTGCGCGCTATCGAGTGGGGTGCGCTACTCCACGATGTCGGCAAGATCGCCGTGCCGGACGCCATCCTGCGCAAGGTCGGACCGCTGACCGAAGAGGAATGGCACATCATGCGCCAGCACGCCAACTGGGGCTACGAGATTCTCGCCGACGTGAAGTTCCTGAAGCCGGCCCTGTCGGTGGTCTACAGCCACCACGAACGGTGGGACGGCGCCGGCTATCCGCGTGGCCTGTCGGGCGAAGAAATCCCCTTGACGGCGCGCATCTTCGCCGTGGTCGATACCTACGATGCGATCACCTCGGAGCGGCCCTATCGGCGCGCCAAGGGCCACAAGGAGGCGATCGAGGAATTGGAGCGGGTGGCCGGTTCGCAGCTCGACCCGGATGTTGTGGAGGTGTTCGTTCAGATCCCGGAGGTCGAACTGCGCCGGCTGCGCAGCCTGCGCGGCAGTGTTGATTTGCGGTTGCCGAGCGACCGGCACCCCGGTGACCTGCGCGACGACCAACAGAAGGTCGGGTAA